TTCGCCACGCGCGGTCAGCATGATGATCGGCAGGCGCTCGGTATCGGGCCGCATCCGCAGGCGACGACATAGCTCAATGCCGGAAACACCCGGCAACATCCAATCGAGGATCAGCAGATCCGGCACCCGCTCCTGCAGGCGAAGCTCGGCTTCGTCTCCCCGCAGAATGGTTTCGACCTCATAGCCTTCCGATTCCAGATTATAACGCAAAAGGACGCTCAGGGCTTCTTCGTCTTCAACGACGGCAATTTTCGGCAGCATTCGATCCCATACCTTCAATGAGAGAGTCTTCCCGCAAGCCTTTCCTTGTCCGCTCTGGCGAAAAAGAACACGGCAATACGAGAATTTCGATGTTTACAGCATGTTTGCGCTTCATGATGGCGCTCTACTGTGACTGGAAGGCTGGCCTGTCGCCACAGGTCGAACCTTCGGGTGAAGCCCCCACCCCATTTGGCGTCAGACGCTGAGCTGTCCGATGCCAATCTCCGTCATGGTTTCATACCGGCAGCCACAGATCATGGCTCTTGGTATGCTTTTCTTTGATATCTCAAGGTCTTGATGCCTTGAGATATCAACACGTCATGCAATGCGGGGATGGGTCAACATCCTCGCATTGTCATCTCAATCGGCGACCCCGAAAGCGGTCGTCGTGTCGTCCTTCGGGCGCTCACCCTCGGGCTGTGCGCCAGTGGCCATGTAATAGATGGTCTCGGCGATATTGGTGGCATGGTCGCCGATGCGCTCGATATTCTTGGCGCAGAACAGAAGGTGCGTGCAGGTGGTGATGTTGCGCGGATCTTCCATCATATAGGTCAGCAATTCGCGAAACAGCGAGGTGTAGATTGCATCGATCTCCTCATCGCGGTCGCGGATCGACTTGGCCTTTTCCGCCGAGCGGGTGGTGTAGACATCCAGCACTTCCTTGAGCTGGGTCATCGCCAGTTCCGAAAGATGCTCGATGCCGCGGGCCAGCTTGCGCGGCACGCCGGTGCCTTGCACGGCCATGACCCGCTTGGCATTGTTCTTACCGAGATCGCCGACGCGCTCCAGATCCGAGGCAATCCTGAGCGCACCGATGATTTCGCGCAGATCGGCGGCCATGGGCTGACGTTTTGCGATGGTGACGATCGCTTTGTCACCCACTTCGCGCTCGGCATTGTCCATGATCACGTCGTCGGAGATCACCTTCTGGGCGAGGGCGGCATCGGAATTGACCAGCGCGCGAACGGATTCACCCACCATCTGCTCGGCCAGACCGCCCATTTCCGAAATGCGGCGCATTAGATATTTCAGTTCCTCGTCAAAGGCGGTGTAGATATGCGCTGTCATGTTCTGATCCTTTAAAAAGATGCATTTTCAATCAACCGTCGGATCAGCCGAACCGGCCCATGATATAGTCCTGGGTCCGCTGGTCGTCCGGGTTGGTGAACATCTTGTCGGTATCGTTTTCCTCGACCAACTGGCCGAGATGGAACATTGCCGTGCGCTGGGACACACGAGCGGCCTGCTGCATCGAATGCGTGACGATGACGATGGTGAAATTGGCCCGCAATTCGTGGATCAGTTCTTCCACCTTGGCCGTCGCAATCGGGTCCAGGGCCGAGCAGGGCTCGTCCATCAGGATGACTTCCGGGCTGACGGCAATGGCGCGGGCAATGCACAGACGCTGCTGCTGTCCGCCGGAAAGGCCCGTTCCCGGCTCCTGTAGGCGATCCTTTGCTTCGTTCCAAAGACCGGCGCGCTGAAGGCTCTTTTCGACGATCTGGTCCATGTCTGCCTTGTTGCGGGCGAGACCATGGATGCGCGGGCCGTAGGCAATGTTTTCGTAGATCGACTTGGGGAACGGGTTCGGCTTCTGGAATACCATGCCGACGCGGGCGCGAAGCTCGACAACGTCGATAGATGGATCGTAGATATCCATGCCGTCGAGGGTGATAAGGCCGGTGACCCGGCAATGATCGATGGTGTCGTTCATGCGGTTCAGCGTCCGCAAGAACGTAGACTTGCCGCAACCCGAAGGACCGATCAGCGCCGTGACGGTATTTTCGCGGACATTCAGGTTCACGTCGAACAGGGCGCGCTTTTCACCGTAGTAAACGGACACATCCTTGCCGACCATCTTGGTGTTCACTTCGGTCATCTTCTGATCCAAGGCCTTTTCAACTGCTGATTCAGACATCATGTTCATATTCTTACTCCTCCGGCCTTTCTTTTCGCAATTGCTTGGCGAAAGCCGCGACGAACTTTCCTGGACGTTATCGCCCAGGACCGTGGTTCAGCTGGTTTCTACCACCGCCGCTCAAACCGCCTGCGCAGCAGGATGGCACCAACATTCATGATCAGCAGGAAAATCAGCAGAATGATGATGGCACCGGACGTCCGCTCCACGAAAGCGCGCTCGGCTTCATTGGCCCACATATAGATCTGTACCGGCAGGGCTGTCGACGGATCGAGCGGCGTACCCGGATAATCCGCCACGAAAGCCACCATGCCAATCAGCAACAGCGGTGCGGTCTCGCCCAGTGCATGGGCAAGTCCGATAATCGTGCCGGTCAACACGCCGGGCATGGCGAGCGGCAGGACGTGATGGAACACGGTCTGCATCTTGGACGCACCAAGACCCAGTGCCGCAGCGCGGATCGACGGCGGCACGGCCTTCAAGGCTGCGCGGGTGGCAATGATGATCGTCGGCAGGGTCATCAGGGTGAGCACCAGTCCGCCGACCAGCGAGGCCGAGCGCGGCAGACCGGCGAAGTTGATGAACACCGCCAGGCCCAGCAGGCCGAAGACGATAGAGGGAACGGCTGCGAGATTGTTGAT
The Allorhizobium ampelinum S4 genome window above contains:
- the pstB gene encoding phosphate ABC transporter ATP-binding protein PstB, which gives rise to MNMMSESAVEKALDQKMTEVNTKMVGKDVSVYYGEKRALFDVNLNVRENTVTALIGPSGCGKSTFLRTLNRMNDTIDHCRVTGLITLDGMDIYDPSIDVVELRARVGMVFQKPNPFPKSIYENIAYGPRIHGLARNKADMDQIVEKSLQRAGLWNEAKDRLQEPGTGLSGGQQQRLCIARAIAVSPEVILMDEPCSALDPIATAKVEELIHELRANFTIVIVTHSMQQAARVSQRTAMFHLGQLVEENDTDKMFTNPDDQRTQDYIMGRFG
- the phoU gene encoding phosphate signaling complex protein PhoU, whose product is MTAHIYTAFDEELKYLMRRISEMGGLAEQMVGESVRALVNSDAALAQKVISDDVIMDNAEREVGDKAIVTIAKRQPMAADLREIIGALRIASDLERVGDLGKNNAKRVMAVQGTGVPRKLARGIEHLSELAMTQLKEVLDVYTTRSAEKAKSIRDRDEEIDAIYTSLFRELLTYMMEDPRNITTCTHLLFCAKNIERIGDHATNIAETIYYMATGAQPEGERPKDDTTTAFGVAD